The window GTCGTCCAGCTCGCGTACGATCCACAGACTATCGGCTACGACGAACTTCTCGAGATCTTCTTTACGGTGCACGATCCGACGCAGCTGAACCGTCAGGGCCCCGACGTGGGGAGCCAGTACCGCTCAGCAATCTTCACTCACGACGACACCCAGCACGAACTCGCGACGGCGTTCATCGACGAACTCGAGGCTGCCGACGTCTACGACGACGGCGTCGTCACGGAGGTCGAGCCACTCGAGACGTTTTACCCGGCCGAGGAGTACCACCAGGACTACTTCGAGAAGAACCCGACCGACGCCTACTGTCGGATGCACGCCGCGCCGAAAATCGATAAGGTTCGGGAGCAATTTACCGATCGGGTGGCTGAACCCTCGACCCGGTCGTAGCCACGGTGAGACGTCCGTCTTCCTCAGACGCTAGTGGAGCTTACACCTTCCACGTCGACCGCCCCCACGAACCAGCGAAGGTACGCCACGCCCTCGAGAAGGTACTGACCTTACGGCGAAGCGGCAGAATATCGGCCGCGAGTTATTAGTATCTCTCCACGAACACGATAGATACGACCACGGCAATGGACGAGGTACTCACGACTCGCGACCGCCTGCTCGAAGCCCTCCTCGAGCAGCGCTACACGAAACCCGAACTCGTCGAGTCGCTCTCGATTTCTCGTTCGACGGTCGACCGCGGCATGGCAGCGTTGCTCGAGTCCGGCTGTGTTGACAAGCAGGGTTCCGACTATCGGGCGACAGAGAAGGGGCGACTCGCCATGGAGGCGCGAAATCGGTATCTGAATGATCTCGAGCACCTCGAGGCGGCTGAACCAATCCTCGAGCAGGTGTCGCTGGAATCGATCAGTATCGAGTTTCTCCGAAATGCGACGATCGACCTCCCCGACCAGCAGGCACCGTGGACGGCACTGAAGCCCAGCATGCGATTGATCTACGAGGCGCGATCGATCGAGGGAACGGCACCGACGGTCTTCGAGCAGTACTTCGACGATTTCGCCGCGTCGATCGACAACGGCGGGCTCTCGGCGGAACTCATTCTCGATGTTGCGCTGTTCGACGGGATGTCCGAAATCGAACGCACACGCCTCCGCGAGATTATCGACGCAGACGGTGGCCGACTACTGACGACGGAACTGTCGGATTCGTACGCGATCTGGATCGCCGAGAACGACGAGAGTGTCGTCGCCGGTATTACCGTCTACTCCGAGACAGGGCTCGTTGGCGTTGCACACTCCGACGACCCGGACGCAGTCGCGTGGGCTCGAACGGAGTATGCGAAGCGACGAGACGACGCCACCGTCGTCTGGGACTATTCCTAACAGGCGCACAGCAGATCACCGATTCGTTGCTGCTGTAGTCGGCGATTTGCACGGTGACACGGCTATACCTCTATTACGGGTCATTACCGAGCGGAATCGAATGTAATCGCCCGATTTCGCCCA of the Natronosalvus vescus genome contains:
- the msrA gene encoding peptide-methionine (S)-S-oxide reductase MsrA → MAQARATFGGGCFWCIEAAFKELEGIESVTSGYAGGHVDDPSYEAVCTGETGHAEVVQLAYDPQTIGYDELLEIFFTVHDPTQLNRQGPDVGSQYRSAIFTHDDTQHELATAFIDELEAADVYDDGVVTEVEPLETFYPAEEYHQDYFEKNPTDAYCRMHAAPKIDKVREQFTDRVAEPSTRS
- a CDS encoding helix-turn-helix transcriptional regulator, with the protein product MDEVLTTRDRLLEALLEQRYTKPELVESLSISRSTVDRGMAALLESGCVDKQGSDYRATEKGRLAMEARNRYLNDLEHLEAAEPILEQVSLESISIEFLRNATIDLPDQQAPWTALKPSMRLIYEARSIEGTAPTVFEQYFDDFAASIDNGGLSAELILDVALFDGMSEIERTRLREIIDADGGRLLTTELSDSYAIWIAENDESVVAGITVYSETGLVGVAHSDDPDAVAWARTEYAKRRDDATVVWDYS